A portion of the Candidatus Fermentibacter sp. genome contains these proteins:
- a CDS encoding zf-HC2 domain-containing protein produces the protein MNACPDPSRLMAYMDGELRGAEAADVRSHVESCAACRRIIEKQTLIEKSYRDSFETPSDESFRLMERRIMTSVRAPARKRLPAFVPIAAALLIAAAGVRLAGRSGLLERPAVETITVTSERDRVEPGDSVSGGPPAGAVFESISSDSVPGQTMHFAEDAPALQAQEQQAASSEVEQEDEELMAMLLPPEDEDTPSAIGGSGGLTTGAGGGAAGQSQAAGAGLVGSVSQTVPGHEEGWYNLGDAAAGRTCDAEPATEGIASDDSGPWTGPGAEGDVCVSAVDVLARGSVSADRTVSTCETQLETPAPCPFEEAFSSPVLIIFDSDGEPASPDSVFLDSCFPGWKDSLAGSMLDTALVVTCEEFQDLVVEQGAH, from the coding sequence ATGAACGCATGCCCTGATCCCTCCAGGCTGATGGCCTACATGGACGGGGAGCTCCGCGGAGCAGAGGCTGCGGACGTCCGCTCCCACGTCGAGTCGTGCGCCGCATGCCGGAGGATCATCGAGAAGCAGACGCTCATCGAGAAGTCCTACAGGGATTCCTTCGAGACCCCGTCCGACGAGAGCTTCAGGCTCATGGAGAGGCGCATCATGACCTCGGTGCGTGCGCCAGCCCGGAAGAGGCTCCCGGCATTCGTGCCCATAGCCGCCGCGCTCCTGATAGCCGCGGCGGGCGTGAGGCTCGCCGGGCGCTCCGGGCTCCTGGAACGGCCCGCCGTCGAGACCATCACCGTGACTTCGGAGCGCGACCGCGTCGAGCCGGGCGACAGCGTCTCCGGCGGACCGCCCGCCGGCGCCGTCTTCGAGTCGATCTCTTCGGACAGCGTTCCCGGGCAGACCATGCATTTCGCCGAGGATGCCCCGGCTCTGCAGGCGCAGGAACAGCAGGCAGCCTCCTCCGAAGTCGAGCAGGAGGATGAGGAGCTCATGGCGATGCTCCTTCCCCCGGAGGACGAGGACACCCCATCGGCGATCGGAGGCTCCGGTGGTCTGACGACCGGGGCGGGAGGCGGCGCCGCCGGGCAGAGCCAGGCCGCCGGCGCCGGTCTGGTCGGGTCTGTCTCCCAGACCGTCCCGGGCCACGAGGAAGGCTGGTACAACCTGGGCGATGCAGCGGCCGGACGGACATGTGATGCCGAGCCGGCGACCGAAGGCATCGCGTCCGACGACAGCGGCCCCTGGACGGGCCCGGGTGCGGAAGGCGACGTTTGCGTGAGCGCCGTCGACGTCCTCGCGCGGGGTTCCGTCTCCGCCGACCGTACTGTCTCGACATGCGAGACCCAGCTAGAGACGCCGGCCCCCTGCCCCTTCGAAGAGGCTTTCTCCTCCCCGGTCCTGATCATCTTCGACTCCGACGGCGAGCCGGCATCGCCCGACTCCGTCTTCCTCGACTCGTGCTTCCCGGGCTGGAAAGATTCGCTCGCAGGCAGTATGCTCGATACTGCGCTCGTGGTCACCTGCGAGGAATTCCAGGATCTCGTAGTGGAGCAGGGAGCACACTGA